A single region of the Novosphingobium sp. SL115 genome encodes:
- a CDS encoding GDSL-type esterase/lipase family protein: MRSLIAAVLALVATPVLGQTRPAPAAVTPPGEGMIDKPCPADMRGMNFAHPYVRQNDWAWECRYAEADKQLAAAPRVVFIGDSITENWVGLAPTLFVSGAVGRGISGQTSPQILVRFYQDVVRLRPKVVHIMIGTNDLAGNTGPNSAEMYTNHVAAMVDLARANGIAVVIGSILPAAKFPWKPQLAPAKQVVTLNTWLKDFAKARGAVFADYHTALVNAEGGINPDLAPDGIHPNAKGYAVMEPIAKAAIAEAEKLGRTSAARR; the protein is encoded by the coding sequence ATGCGTAGCTTGATCGCAGCAGTGCTGGCGCTGGTGGCGACACCAGTGCTGGGGCAGACCCGCCCTGCCCCGGCTGCCGTAACGCCGCCCGGTGAAGGCATGATCGACAAGCCATGCCCCGCCGATATGCGCGGCATGAACTTTGCCCACCCCTATGTCCGGCAGAACGACTGGGCATGGGAATGCCGCTATGCCGAGGCCGACAAGCAACTGGCGGCGGCCCCGCGCGTGGTATTCATCGGTGATTCGATTACCGAAAACTGGGTGGGCCTTGCGCCGACGCTGTTTGTCAGCGGGGCTGTAGGGCGCGGGATCAGCGGACAGACCAGCCCGCAGATTCTGGTGCGGTTCTATCAGGACGTGGTGCGGCTGCGCCCCAAGGTGGTGCACATCATGATCGGCACCAATGACCTTGCCGGAAACACCGGCCCGAACAGCGCCGAAATGTACACCAACCATGTGGCGGCGATGGTTGATCTTGCGCGCGCAAACGGCATTGCTGTGGTGATCGGCAGCATTCTTCCCGCCGCGAAATTCCCGTGGAAGCCGCAGCTTGCGCCAGCCAAGCAGGTGGTCACCCTGAACACTTGGTTGAAGGATTTTGCCAAGGCGCGCGGCGCGGTATTTGCCGATTATCACACCGCGCTGGTCAATGCCGAAGGCGGGATCAATCCCGATCTGGCACCTGATGGTATCCACCCCAACGCCAAGGGCTATGCGGTGATGGAGCCAATTGCCAAAGCCGCTATTGCCGAGGCGGAAAAGCTGGGCAGGACATCCGCAGCGCGGCGTTGA
- the spt gene encoding serine palmitoyltransferase, with product MTDLFSKFDPLIEQRRALLAGGVEDPFNLVMERVISPTVAVCNGRETILLGTYNYMGMTFDPDVIAAGKQALDDFGSGTTGSRVLNGTYAGHRACEDALKEFYGMDHAMVFSTGYQANLGIISTMAGKGDYIVLDIDSHASIWDGCKMGDAEVVPFKHNDIEAMEKRLKRIPEGAGKLVVLEGVYSMLGDIAPLKEMIRVAKENGAMVLVDEAHSMGFIGPNGRGVAEDQGCLEDVDFVIGTFSKSVGTVGGFCVSNHPKFEILRLVCRPYVFTASLPPSVMHTAATSIRKLMHGQAKRDHLWENSKTLHKGLRDKGFTLGTDEPQSAIIAVIMPDLERGAAMWEALLHEGLYVNLARPPATPAGMTLLRCSLCAEHSADQVQTIIGMFERAGKAVGII from the coding sequence ATGACTGATCTTTTCAGCAAGTTCGACCCGCTGATCGAACAGCGCCGCGCGCTTTTGGCAGGCGGTGTGGAAGACCCGTTCAATCTGGTGATGGAACGGGTGATTTCCCCCACGGTGGCCGTGTGCAACGGGCGCGAGACGATCCTGCTGGGCACCTACAACTACATGGGCATGACGTTTGACCCCGACGTGATTGCTGCGGGCAAACAGGCGCTGGACGATTTCGGTTCGGGCACAACCGGCAGCCGCGTGCTGAACGGCACTTATGCCGGGCACCGCGCCTGCGAAGATGCGCTGAAGGAATTCTATGGCATGGACCATGCCATGGTGTTTTCCACCGGGTATCAGGCCAATCTTGGCATCATCAGCACGATGGCCGGCAAGGGCGATTACATCGTTCTGGACATCGACAGCCACGCATCCATCTGGGACGGCTGCAAGATGGGCGATGCCGAAGTGGTGCCGTTCAAGCACAACGACATCGAAGCCATGGAAAAGCGCCTGAAGCGCATTCCCGAAGGCGCGGGCAAGCTGGTCGTGCTGGAAGGCGTCTATTCGATGCTGGGAGACATTGCCCCGCTGAAGGAAATGATCCGCGTCGCCAAGGAAAACGGCGCGATGGTGCTGGTGGACGAAGCCCATTCGATGGGCTTCATCGGTCCCAACGGGCGCGGCGTGGCCGAAGATCAGGGCTGCCTTGAAGACGTCGATTTCGTGATCGGCACATTCTCGAAATCGGTCGGCACGGTCGGCGGTTTCTGCGTGTCCAACCACCCGAAGTTCGAAATTCTGCGGCTGGTCTGCCGCCCCTATGTGTTCACCGCCAGCCTGCCGCCCAGCGTGATGCACACCGCCGCAACCAGCATCCGCAAGCTGATGCACGGGCAGGCCAAGCGCGATCACTTGTGGGAAAATTCCAAGACGCTGCACAAGGGCCTGCGCGACAAGGGTTTCACGCTGGGCACGGACGAGCCGCAGAGCGCGATCATCGCGGTTATCATGCCCGATCTGGAACGTGGTGCGGCGATGTGGGAAGCGCTGCTGCACGAAGGGCTTTACGTCAATCTGGCGCGCCCGCCAGCGACCCCTGCGGGCATGACGCTGCTGCGCTGTTCGCTGTGCGCCGAACACTCGGCCGATCAGGTGCAGACCATCATCGGCATGTTCGAACGCGCCGGAAAGGCCGTGGGGATCATCTGA
- a CDS encoding acyl carrier protein has protein sequence MDRAATAAKIAELVEPFNKKGIEVTEATTFAGDLEWDSLTVMDFVAAIEDEFDIIISMNQQAEIENYGQLIDAVTKLQG, from the coding sequence ATGGACCGCGCCGCCACCGCCGCAAAGATCGCCGAACTGGTCGAACCCTTCAACAAGAAGGGCATCGAAGTGACCGAGGCGACCACTTTTGCCGGCGACCTTGAGTGGGACAGCCTGACGGTGATGGATTTCGTGGCCGCGATCGAGGACGAATTCGACATCATCATCAGCATGAACCAGCAGGCCGAAATCGAAAACTATGGCCAGCTGATCGACGCGGTGACGAAGCTGCAGGGATAA
- a CDS encoding Pycsar system effector family protein, with the protein MADTGTQPEPAPDAIRATPSVPSPSGFSNHAIHLVRTSQQINLSLSQMADSKASILMGATFVVFTIAVGQAKNGAMPWSLGVLAFFAFVSAMCAVFTVLPSISGPKATRLNDGKPNKLFFGYFTHMDEGEWTESILTDLRADETIFRTMLHDIYQNGQVLQRKKYRYLSYAYRSFMAGLCLTAITFAVEYAAKFA; encoded by the coding sequence GTGGCAGATACCGGAACGCAGCCTGAACCAGCGCCGGACGCTATCCGGGCCACGCCTTCGGTGCCTTCGCCATCGGGCTTTTCCAACCACGCCATCCACCTTGTCCGCACCAGCCAGCAGATCAATCTGTCACTGAGCCAGATGGCGGATTCCAAGGCGTCTATCCTGATGGGCGCGACATTTGTGGTGTTCACCATCGCGGTGGGGCAGGCCAAGAATGGGGCGATGCCGTGGTCGCTGGGCGTTCTTGCGTTTTTCGCTTTCGTTTCAGCGATGTGCGCGGTGTTCACGGTGCTGCCGTCGATCAGCGGGCCAAAGGCCACGCGGCTGAACGATGGCAAGCCCAACAAGCTGTTTTTCGGCTATTTCACCCACATGGACGAAGGTGAATGGACCGAATCCATCCTGACCGATCTGCGCGCCGACGAAACTATTTTTCGCACCATGCTGCATGACATCTACCAGAACGGGCAGGTCTTGCAGCGCAAGAAATACCGTTATCTTTCGTATGCTTATCGCAGCTTCATGGCGGGGCTGTGTCTGACGGCCATCACCTTTGCAGTGGAATATGCCGCCAAGTTTGCCTGA
- a CDS encoding response regulator, with product MAKRIMVVEDNDLNRKLFCDLLRANGFEVEPVADGREVIEKTRLFMPHLVIMDIQLPEISGLDLIVAIKADDELKSIPILAVTAYAGKGDEESIRDAGAEGYLAKPVSIGPFMVAVNKLL from the coding sequence GTGGCAAAAAGAATTATGGTTGTCGAGGACAACGACCTCAACCGCAAGCTGTTCTGCGATCTGTTGCGCGCCAACGGGTTTGAGGTTGAACCGGTTGCTGACGGGCGCGAGGTGATTGAAAAAACGCGCCTTTTCATGCCGCATCTGGTCATCATGGACATCCAGTTGCCCGAAATTTCAGGGCTGGACCTGATCGTGGCGATCAAGGCCGATGACGAGTTGAAAAGCATCCCCATCCTTGCCGTCACCGCCTATGCCGGAAAGGGCGACGAGGAATCGATCCGCGACGCCGGGGCCGAGGGATATCTGGCCAAGCCGGTGTCGATCGGCCCCTTCATGGTGGCGGTGAACAAGCTGCTGTGA
- a CDS encoding DUF3572 family protein: MLSDGDRAERFLGLTGLTPDELRAGLADSSILGAVLDFLANHEADLVNAAFALDISPQAIVAARKDLA; this comes from the coding sequence GTGCTTTCCGACGGCGACCGGGCGGAAAGATTCCTTGGCCTGACCGGGCTTACGCCTGACGAATTGCGTGCAGGCCTCGCAGATAGCTCCATTTTGGGTGCAGTCCTCGATTTTCTTGCCAATCACGAGGCGGACCTTGTCAACGCGGCTTTCGCGCTCGACATCTCTCCGCAGGCGATTGTCGCCGCGCGAAAGGATCTTGCATGA